A window of Solanum stenotomum isolate F172 unplaced genomic scaffold, ASM1918654v1 scaffold23186, whole genome shotgun sequence contains these coding sequences:
- the LOC125851171 gene encoding uncharacterized protein LOC125851171 codes for MSIPFPSSIDLSSKDETIITVQQLKMQFLGTRKGDLDTIESYVKNLKSIADSLSANDNPLSDSDLVLQLLAGLPSSQYSPYQNRISSQFPLPDFSGACSLLYKYESLLQEQNVNHTSEDENYSIKEMFDKIVGVFYTVSSVVAAAADVWSMFGRTSTMASTTGNRKNTKRRNRGRGRR; via the coding sequence ATGAGTATTCCATTTCCATCATCGATTGATTTGAGTTCAAAAGATGAAACGATTATAACAGTTCAACAACTGAAAATGCAATTTCTCGGCACCAGAAAAGGGGATCTGGACACCATAGAATCCTATGtgaaaaatttgaaatcaataGCCGATTCTCTATCCGCTAACGACAATCCTTTATCAGATTCAGATTTGGTACTGCAACTTCTCGCCGGTTTGCCGTCATCTCAATACTCGCCTTACCAGAACAGAATCTCATCGCAGTTCCCTCTACCTGATTTTTCAGGTGCTTGTTCTTTGCTTTACAAGTACGAATCGTTATTGCAAGAGCAAAATGTAAATCATACTTCGGAAGATGAAAATTATAGTATTAAAGAAATGTTTGATAAGATTGTTGGTGTGTTTTATACGGTAAGTAGTGTGGTTGCAGCAGCAGCGGATGTATGGAGTATGTTTGGAAGAACATCTACAATGGCAAGTACTACAGGAAacagaaaaaatacaaaaagacgTAATCGAGGAAGGGGGAGGAGGTAG